CAGCAGCAGGCGCTGGACGCTGCCCGGCAAGCCGCGCGCGGCGCCGCCGCGGCCCGGCGCCGGGTCTACCTGGCGTTCTCGGTGGACGCGCCGTGGGCCGCCGACATCGGCCAGGTGCGCGAGATCGTGGCGCACGGCGCGCCGCTGGTCCGTGCGCCCGGCATGCCGGCCTTCGTGCACGGCATGGTGCAGCTGCGCCAGCAGATGATCTGCGTGATCGACCTGCGTACGCTGTACGGCATGGCGCCGCTGGAAGCGCAGGCCGGCGAAACGACAGCCGGCGAACCCGCGGCCGGCGAACCCGGCGCCGAGCGGCGCGTGCTGGTGCTCGAGCACGAAGGCGAGTGCTACGGCGTGGTGGTCGACCGCGTCGACAGCCTGCTGACGCTGCCCGACAGCCAGCGCCGCCCGGCCCCGCGCCTGGCGCGCACCGGCGATCCGGCCGCCGACATGCGCCGCGACCTCGACGAAGTGCTCGAAGTCCCCGGCGAGCACGGCACCGACACCGTCGTCAGCCTGTTCGACAAGACCCGCTTCTTCGCCACCCTGCGCGCCCGCCTGGACGAGTGAACGGTAATTCGGGGTCAGAGCACAATTCGGGGTCAGGGCACAATTCGAGGAAATTTTCCCAGCGGTGTCTTGCATTGACGCTGCCAACTGGATGGCGTCGTGCAGGGCAAGCGCTACCTGCATACTGTCGCCTCCACGCTGCCCGACGATGGCGGCGTGGTCAGGAAACCATGTTTCTACAATGTGCTCCGACCCCGAATTGTGCTCTGACCCCGAATTTCAGGGTTTGTATTTCGGGCCGTTGTTGAGAAACACGCCGCCCTGGTACACCAGCGTGATGTCGTCGGGGTCGCGCCAGTCGACCTGTCCGGCATAGACCTGGTCGGCGAACTGCGCCGAGCTGTCCTTGGGCGCGTAGCCCAGGAAGCGCGAATGGCGCGCGTCCCACCATTTGCCGTCGTTGTCGGAAATGCCGAAGGTGACGGTGTGGCCGACGCGCGGTGTCAACAGCGAGCGGCGCAGCAGCTGGACCAGGTCGTCCAGGCTGAGCCAGGTGGCCAGCTGGCGGTGATTGGTCGCTTCCGGAAAGCAGTAGCCGATGCGGATGCACACGGTCTCGATGCCGAAGCGGTCCCAGTAGTAGCGCGACAGCGATTCGCCGAACACCTTCGACAGCCCGTAGTAGCCGTCCGCGCGCGGCGGCATGGTGGCGTCGACCGTGTCGGTGGTCTTGTACATGCCCATCGTGTGGTTCGAGCTGGCGAACACCACGCGCCGGATGCCGAGCTTGTGCACCGCTTCGTACAGGTTGGCCATGCCGAGGATGTTCGCCTGCATGATCGGTGCGAACTCGACCTCGGTGGAGACCCCGCCGAAGTGCAGGATGGCGTCCACGCCCTCGCACATGGCCAGCACCTGGTCGCGCTCGGCCAGGTCGCAGCGCACGGTTTCCTCGCCCGGCCCGGCCGGGCCGAGGTCGGCGATGTCGGCCAGGCGCACGATGTCGGCAAATTGTCCCAGGTGCGGGCGCAGGCGCTGGCCCAGGCCGCCGGCGGCGCCGGTCATCAGGATGCGTTTGAAGGGTTTCGTCATCGGTATCGCAGAAAGAAAGGATGATTCAGCCGCCGAACGGCGTTTCCGGGATGCCGGTCACACCCGGCCGCAGCAGCAGCGTGGCGCCGGCCCAGCCGCCCTGCGGCGCGCCGCCGCCCGCCGCGGACGGATCGATGGAAGTGACCAGCAGCGTGTCCAGCCCGGCGCCGCCGAAGCAGCACATCGACGGCTTGGCCATCGGCAGCGCGAGTTCGCGGTCCAGGTGGCCGTCCGGCGTGAAGCGCAGCAGGCGGCCGGCGTCGTTGGCGGCGATCCAGTAGCAGCCGTCGGCATCGACGGTGGCGCCGTCCGGCCGGCCGGGGTAGGCGTTCATGTCGACGAACAGGCGGCGGTTGTGCGGCACGCCTTCGACGGTGTCGTAGTCGAAAGCCCAGATCAACTGGCGCGACGGGTGCGAGTCGGACAGGTACATGGTGCACCCGTCCGGCGACCAGGCCAGGCCGTTCTGCGTGACCAGGCCCTCGGCCAGCGGCGCCGACAGGCCGCGCACGGCGTCGTAGCGGTACAGCAGGCCGTCGGCGCGCGCGGCGCCCATGTCCATGCACATGGTGCCGCTCCAGAAGCGCCCCTGGCGGTCGCAGCGGCCGTCGTTGAAGCGCCGGCCCGGGCCCAGCGTCGGCGGCGCCGCCAACAGCGTGGCGTCCAGCGCGCCGTCCGGCGTTAAGCGTAGTGCGAAGATGCCGCTTTCCATGCCGGCCACCAGGCCGCCGCCCGCGGCCGGCGTGACGCAGGCCACCATCTCCGGCGCGGCGAAGGAAGCCACGGCGCCGCTTGCGGCATCCAGGCGCCACACGCGCCGTGCCGGAATGTCGACCCAGTACCAGGCGTTTTCCAGCGCGCTCCAGGCCGGGCTTTCGCCCACCGCGCAGGCCGGTGCGTCGACCCGCTCGATGCCGCGCCAGCCGTCCGCCACGGCCGCGTGCTCAGCGCGCATTGGCCAGCTCCGTCGCCGGCAGCGTCGGCAGCGTGCGGTTCGGCACCAGCAGCTTCATCACGCACCAGGCGACCAGGTAGGCGGTGGCGCAGAAGGTGAACATGATCATGTAGCCGGTCTGGATCTGTCCGAGCGCGCCGTAGTAATCGAACAGCAGGCCGCCCAGCTTGGTCACCAGCACGCCGCCGATGCCGCCGGCCAGGCCGCCGATGCCGACCACCGAGGCCACACTGTGCTTCGGGAACAGGTCCGAGGTGGTGGTCAGGATGTTGCACGACCAGGCTTGGTGGGCCGAGGCGCCCACGCCGATCAGGAGCACCGGCAGCCAGTAGCTGATCGCGCCCAGCGGCTGCGCCAGCAGCACCACCAGCGGGAAGAAGGCGATGCGCAGCATGGCCTTCATGCGCGCCTCGAACACGGCATCGCCGCGGCGGATGAACACCGAGGGCCACCAGCCGCCGGCGATGCTGCCGACCATGGTCATGCTGTACAGAACCGTCAGCGGCAGCACCATGTCGGTGGTGCTGATGCCGTAGGTGGTGGACAGGTATTTCGGCAGCCAGAACAGGAAGAACCACCACACGCCGTCGGTCAGGAATTTGCCGGCGGCGAAGGCCCAGGTCTGGCGCATGCCGAGCAGCTCGCCCCAGCCCGGCTTGCGCTGCGGCGTGTCGACCAGCGGCGATTCCTGGGTCTGCTGCACCACGTCGGCCTGGATGTAGGCCAGCTCGGTCTTGCTCAGGCGGCGTTGCTGCGCCGGCTCGTCGAAGAAGATCGCCCAGAACACCATCCACAGGAAGCCGATCGCGCCGATCCAGATGAAGGCGGCCTGCCAGCCCCAGATCGAGGCGATGATCGGCACCGACAGCGGGGCCAGGATGGCGCCGATATTGGCGCCGGAATTGAAGATGCCGGTGGCGAACGAGCGCTCGGCCTTCGGAAAATATTCGGCGGTGGCCTTGATCGCCGCCGGGAAGTTGCCGGCCTCGCCGATCGCCAGGATCGCGCGCGCCACGATGAAGCCGGCCACCGATACCGGCACCGCGGCCAGGCCGATCGACGTGAACAGGCTGTTGACGGCTTCGCCGACCGCGATCGAATACGCGTGCGCGACGGCGCCCAGCGACCACACCAGGATCGCCAGGTGATACGACAGCTTGGTGCCGAGGCGGTCGACGATGCGGCCGGCGAACAGCAGTGCCACCGCATAGATGAACTGGAAGGCCGCGGCGATGTTGGCGTAGTCGGTGTTGGACCAGCCGAATTCCTTGGTCAGCGATGGCGCCAGCAGGCTGAGGACTTGCCGGTCGAGGTAATTGATGGTGGTGGCGAAGAACAGCAGGCCGCAGATGGTCCACCTGTAGTTGCCGATAGCGTTCCGGGTCATGGTCTCGTCTTTATCGTTGGTATTGCATGACGTGGGTCGCGGGCGGCGTCTCCTCCACCCGCGGGCGCGCACGATGACGCGCCGATGTACTGCCGCTACTGTAATGCGCTTGCGCGCGCAATATCGCTCAAATCGGTGATCGATCGGCGCGCGCGGCGCCGCCCGCGGACGGCGCCGGCAGGACTTACTGCGGGCCTTGCGTCAGGATCAGCTTGTGCAGCATATCGCATTCCTGCTCGGTCAGGTCGGTCAGCGGCGGGCGCACCGGACCGCCGTCGTGTCCGACCAGGCGCGCGCCGGCCTTGACGATGCTGACCGCGTAGCCCGGCTTGCGGTTGCGGATTTCCAGGTAGGGCAGGAAGAACTCGTCCAGCATGCGGTTCTGGGCGTCGTGGTCGTCGCCGGCCACGGCCTGATAGAAGTCCATCGCCAGCTTCGGCATGAAGTTGAACACGGCCGACGAATACACCGGCGTGCCCAGCGCCTTGTAGGCGGCGGCGTAGACTTCGGCGGTCGGCAGGCCGCCCAGGTAGCTGAAGCGGTCGCCCATGCGGCGCCAGATCTGCATCATCAGCTCGATGTCGCCCAGGCCGTCCTTGAAGCCGATCAGGTTGGGGCAGCGGTCGGCCAGCTTCTGCAGCGAGTCGGCATTCAGGCGGCACTGGGCGCGGTTGTACACCACCACGCCGATGCTCACCGACTTGCAGACCGCTTCCACGTGCGCCATCAAGCCTTCCTGGCCGGCTTCGGTGAGGTAGTGCGGCAGCAGCAGCAGGCCCTTGGCGCCCAGGCGCTCGGCTTCCTGCGCGTACTGGATGGCGGTGCGGGTCGGGCCGCCGGTGCCGGCCAGGATCGGCACCTTGCCGGCGCAGGTGTCGACCGCGGTCTTGATCACGTCCGAATACTCTTCGCGCGTCAGCGAAAAGAACTCACCGGTGCCGCCGGCGGCGAACAGCGCGGTGGCGCCGTACGGGGCCAGCCACTCGAGGCGCTCGGCATAGGTGCTGGGGCGGAAGTTGCCCTCGGCATCGAAATCGGTGATCGGGAAGGACAGCAGGCCCGAGGACAGGACTTGTTTCAATTCTTGCGGATTCATGGCATCTCCAGTGTCGTGATATGCGGTGGCAGGTGCCGGCCTGTCGTGGGTTGCCGGCGAGTTAAGTTGTAAGTCATCGTACAACTGAACGCGTGCCGAGGCAAGGAAAAATCGTGCCGTCGCCATCGATGTGGCAATCCGGCTGTATGCGGCGCCGCCCGCCGCAGCGCAGGGGCCTTCGGCACCGCGCCGCGCCCGCGCCGGACCGCTGCCTTAGGCCTGGCCGAGATTCGCTTCCAGCCGCTGCTGTGCCAGACGCAGCCGTTCGCGGCTGTTCGAGAGGTGGGTGCGCATCGCCGCGCGCGCCGCTTCCGGATCGCGCCGCAGGATCGCGCTGCAGATGTCCTCGTGCTCGCGGTTGACGCGGTCCAGGTAGTCGGCCGGCCGTTCCAGCTGCAAGCCGGGCGTGTTCAGGCGCGCGCGCGGGATCAGGGCGTTGCCGAGCTGACCCAGCATCTCGACGAAATACCGGTTGCCGGTGGCTTCCGCCACCAGGCGGTGGAAACGCACGTCGGCCTCGACCGACGCCCGGCCCTGTTCCATCGCGCGCCCCATGTCGGCCAGCGCCTCGCCCAGCGCGATCGCCTGCGCGTCGCTGCGGCGCGACGCCGCCAGCCAGGCCGCCTCGGTCTCCATGCTGATGCGCAGTTCCAGGATCGCCAGCACGTCGCGCACGGTGACGATGCTGTCGGCGTCGATGCCCAGGCTGCTCGGCTGGCGCTCCAGCACGAAGGTGCCGATGCCGTGGCGCGTCTGCACCAGGCCGGCCGCCTGCAGGTGCGAGATCGCCTCGCGCACCACGGTGCGGCTGACGCCGTGCTGTTCCATGATCGCGGACTCGGTCGGCAGCTTGTCGCCCGGTTTCAGCAGCGACTGGCGGATGCGCTCGTTGATGTCCTCGATGACGCCCTGGGCCAGGGTGCGGTGCTTCTTGCGACCGGCGTGGGCGGGAGAAATGGAGGTATTCATGCGGGGAAGGATGGTGGCCGAGACAAGGCCATTATACCCTCGCCGATATCGTCTGATGTCTGATAAGTTGCTACTGGTGGAACACTTGTTCGGGAACGCGTTCATGAGGGAAGGGAAGGGAGAATCAGTCGCCACGTGCCGCACTCATTCCTCACTAATTGTCCTAAGGAATTTCTGTTCAGGGCGTAATTCTTTTCCTACTCTAGCTCAGGGAGTGTACTGACATATGATTGTCTTTATTTTGTTACCATGAATTAACGATCTGTCAACGGTCTATTTGCGCGTGTCATGATGACTTGTTTCTAAAAAATTAGCAGAATCGCATGGGGCAGTCTCAAGAACCAACTGCAATACTGGGGATAATGAGTTGACTATTTAAATCAATCGTAGATATTCTTTTCAGGTAATTTTATTTAATGACTAAAGTCGCGCTAAAAGCTGTTCTTTTCGACATTGACGGTACGCTTATCGACAGCAACGATGCGCATACGCGAGCATGGGTTCAAACCCTTCAAAGCCACGGCTATTCTGTCGGTTACGAGCAGATCAGGCGTTTGATCGGCAAGGGATCCGACAAGGTTTTCGCTGAGGTACTCGGCATCGAGTCGGACTCGGCGCTCGCGAAACAGATTACCAAAGACCGCACGCAGTTATTGCTGAGCAGCTTCATCCCGAACCTGGACCCTGCACCAGGCGCCAGGCCGTTGGTGCAACGCATGAGGTCCGAAGGCCTGCGTCTGGTCATTGCGTCGTCCAGTGGAGAAGAGCTGCCGGCCCTGCTCGCGCAGGCCGGCCTGCGTGACCTGCTCGACACGGCGGTCTCTTCCGACGAGGTAAAAGAGTCCAAACCCGACGGTGACATCATCGAAGTGGCCTTGAAGAAGGCCGGCGTTCAACCCGACGAGGCCGTGATGGTGGGTGATACCCCCTACGACATCGCAGCAGCCAAGGCAGCCGGGGTCAAGTGCATTGCACTGCGCTGCGGGGGGTACTGGGACGATGTGGCCTTGTCCGAGGCGGCAGCCATCTTCGATGATCCCGCAGCCTTGTTGCGTCATTGGGCCGACTCGCCGCTGGCCGGCTGATTCGATGACGACTTTCGAAATCCTGCTCGGCCTGGTGGCATTCTGCGTCCTGCTTGCGATGGTGGCGCAGCGCCTGGATCTGCCGGTGGCAATTCCGCTGGTATTGGGCGGCATGGGCCTCGCCCTGATACCGGGTTTGCCTGCGGTCGAGCTGGATCCGGAACTTGCGCTGGCCCTGTTTCTGCCGCCGCTCCTGCAGGTCAGTGCCTACCGCACGGATTGGCCTGCGTTCCGTTCGAACCTTCGACCGATTCTTTTACTGGCGTTCGGCGCTGTCCTGTTTACCGCAGCCGCGGTAGCCATCGTGGCGCACTTGCTGGTGCCTGGACTTCCGTGGTGGGCTGCAGCAGCGCTGGGTGCCATCGTGGCGCCGCCCGATGCCGTTGCCGCCAGCTCGGTCCTGAAGAAATTCAAGCTTCCCAAGCAGATCGTCACCGTCCTGGAAGGCGAAAGCCTCATCAACGATGCGTCGTCGCTGGTCCTGTACCGTTTCGCTGTCGCGGCGGTAGCAGCGAGCTCGGTGAGCTATGCAAGCGGCCTGCTCCAGTTCTTTGGCATGGGAATCGGCGGCATCGCCATCGGCTGGCTGATCGGTCGCCTGGCGATGTGGGTTTTCAGCAAGATCGATGACACGATGCTCGACATCACGACCAGCATCCTGGCGGGCTTTGCAGCCTACCTGGGCGCCGAGGCGCTGCACACATCGGGCGTCCTGGGGGCGGTCGTGTGCGGTCTCGTACTGGGCCGAAAGCAGCATGCGGAGTTCACCGCCCGTACCCGACTGGAACTCAACGCAGTCTGGAACTTTATCGAGTTCTTGCTCGCCAGCTTGATCTTCATGCTCATCGGCCTGCAGATGCGGGGCATCGTCGAGCGGCTTGCGAACGAGAGTGCCACTACGCTTGCCCATCTTGCCTTGCTCGCACTTGCCGTGTCGGCGACGCTCATTGCCAGCCGCTTCGTCTGGGTGTTCATCACGGGCTGGCTGCCGGGCGCGTTCTCTCGCGGCGGGGCCGCGCAGCCGACGGCGCCGCTATGGACGCACCATGCGGTCGTGTCGTGGGCTGGCATGCGAGGGGTGGTCAGCCTGGCCGCGGCGCTTGCCCTGCCGTCGAACTTTCCCGCGCGGGATGTGATCGTCTTCCTGGCGTTCTGTTCGATCTTTGCGACGCTGATCGTCCAGGGCACCACGCTCGGCTGGCTGGTACGCAGACTCGACGTGATCGAGCCGGAGCAGGTGGCTGCCGAACCGACGGAAGCGCTGGCCCGGGCAGAGATTGCCGACGCCGCACTCGAAGCGGTCAAGGAACACCTCGAACCAGACGCCAGCCCGGAGCATTCGGCCGCGGCATCCGCACTCGTCGACGAGTACGAAGCCAGGGCCGAGCGGGCGGCTGACGAGAAAGAAGCCGAATCGCCCGAGAACGCCGAACACTTCAATGCGCAGAGACGCCTGCGGCTGGTGGCAATCGAGGCCGCCCGGGAGAAGCTGTCGGAGCACACGGACCAAGTGGATGCAGATACGCACCGCTCACTTGCAGAGGAATTGGACCTCGAGGAGCAGCAAATCAGAAGCGCAATGACCAAGTCCGGCGAACTTGCAAGTGCCAGCCTGCAAAGCACGCGAAAACTGCAATGATGTGCCCGCGCTTTCCTGGAGGCCGGAGCGCGACGATGCGTTCCTGCGACGCTTGCTCATCGCCGCAACGCGGAATGTACAACCACCGCCTCGATCAAGGGAGCCATGCATGATCAATAACCTGCAAGAAGTAAATTTGCTCGGCTTCGATGTCTTCGGCACGGTCGTCGACTGGCGCAGCGGCGTCGCGCGCGCCGCCGAGCCCATCCTGCGCCGCCACGGCATCGCGCTCGATCCGCTCGCCTTCGCCGACGAATGGCGCGCGTTGTACCAGCCGTCGATGCAGCAGGTGCGCGCGGGCGCACGGCCGTGGGTCAAGCTGGACGTGCTCAACCGCGAAAGCCTGGAGACGGTGCTGGCGCGCCACGGTGCGGACATCAAAGCCATGCCGGACGCCGAACTGGCCGAGCTGAACCGCGCTTGGGAGCGCCTGGATGCCTGGCCCGATGCGGTGGCCGGCTTGACGCGCCTGAAGCGGTACTAGGCCATCGCGCCGATCTCCAACGGCCACATCGCCGGCATGCTGAACCTGGCGCGCTTCGCCGGCCTGCCGTGGGATGCGATCCTCGGCGCCGAGATCGCCGCCGACTACAAGCCGCAGCCGCAGGTCTACCTGAAGTCGGTGGCCGCCGCCGGGCTGGCGCCGCCGCAAGCCGCGATGGTCGCGGCGCACAACGCGGACCTGCACGCGGCGCGCGCGGTCGGCCTGCGCACGGTGTTCGTGGCCCGCCCGCGCGAACACGGGCCGGGCCAGACCAGCGACCTGCAGGCGGATGCGCAGTGGGATGTGGTGGCGGACGACCTGGAGGCGCTGGCGGATATCCTCGGCTGCGCCTGACGCCGCTGCCGGGCGCCGCGCGGCGCTGTCATGACCACAGCCGCCGCAGCAGTGAGGGCAGCGGTTCGCAGAGGCGGAATGCTAGTGTTCCAGCCCGTCCAGCTTGCCGAAGCAGCGCCGCTGAAAACTGCTCAAGCCATCGCTGACCAGCGCATCGTTCTCGCCCAACACATGGGCGTCGACCAGCATGCGCAGCTTGGCGATGCGGTCGCCCTGCGCCAGCGCCTGCGCCAGGTGCGCGGCGCCGGGCTGGCCGGCGGCGGCGATGGCCTCGGCCACGTCGCGCGGAAAATCCCAGTGCAGCGCGATCGCCGCCGACAGTTGGCGGGACGCGTCCAGCAGCGCCGGTACGAAGGCCGGTGCGAAGCCGGGCGCGCCGGGAAGAAGGCCCTCGCTGCGCAGCTGGCCGGCCAGGCGCAGCCCGATCACCAGTCCCAGGTTCTGCATCAGGCCGGCCAGGTAGCACTCGAACACGCCGGTCGACAGGCCCGGCGCCATCAGGCTGGCGGCGAGCGCGCATTTCACCGACTGGTCCCAGACGCGCGGGATGGCGTGGCGCACGAAGCGGTCGGCCGGCATGTTGATCACGGGGCGGAAGGCGATGCGCGCCAGCAGCATGCGCAGGCCGTTCTCGCCCAGCATCACGATCGCCGCCTCGGCATTCTTGACCGGGGTGATCGGCCGGTAGTAGGCGCTGTTGGCTTCGCGGATCACCTCGGCCACCAGCACCACGTCCTGCGCTACCTGGCGCGCCAGGTCGGCGGTGGAAGCGCCTTCGTCGGCCAGGCTGTGCAGCAGCTGCGGCACCACCTCGGGAACGCGCGGCACCAGGCCGGCGGCGCCGGCGGGGTCGCGCGCCAGCGCGTGCAGGCGTTCCAGCAGGACCGCGCCGTCGCCGCCGCCGGTATCCGGCTCGCCCGACGCGGTCAGCCAGCGGTACCAGGCCAGGTCGACGCCGGTGTCAGCCGGGGCTGCCGCCGCCGTGTCCGCGACGGGCGCCGGCGCCGTGCTCGCCGGCGCGCCGCCGTCCGTACCCCCGATGAGCCGATTGAGCCACTTCTTCATTTGCCACCCGCATCCGTGCCGCCGAAACAGCGGCCATTGTAGCGCGCCGCGGGTCCCGATCGATCACGATGGTGAGTGATTCGCGCACCGGACCCGAAAGCGGCGTCCAGGACGATCCGCTGCGGATGGCCGGCTGCTACCATTCCGGCGCCGGCCCCGTGGCGATCCGCGTCCGCCCGGCTTCACCGATGAATGGATGCCCATGAAACTGCGTCTCGTCCCGCTGCCGCGCCTGTCGGCTGTCCTGTCGACCGGCCTTCCGGCCATCTTCCTGGCCGGCGCCGCCCTGGCCGCCTTGCCGGCCCACGCCGGGCGCGCGCTGTACGACTTCAATCCCGGCTGGAAGCTGATGGTGGGCGACCCGCCCGACGCGGCGCGCGCCGGCTTCGACGACGGCGCCTGGAAAGCGGTGACGCTGCCGCGCGCCTGGAACGAGGACGACGCCTTCGCCAAGGACATCGCCGACCACTCGACGGGCGTGGCCTGGTACCGCAAGCACTTCGCGCTGCCCGGACGCGAACCGGGGCAGAAGGTGTTCCTGGAATTCGAAGGCGCGCGCCAGGCCGCCGAGGTGTACGTCAACGGCAAGCGCGTCGGCCTGCACGAGAACGGCATCAATGCCTTCGGCTTCGAGATTTCCGGCGCCCTGGTCGAGGGCGACAACGTGGTGGCGGTGCGCACCGACAACCGCTGGGACTACCGCGAGCAGGCGACCGGCCAGCGCTACCAGTGGGCCGACAAGAATTTCAACGCCAACTACGGCGGCCTGCCCAAGAACGTGCGCCTGCACGTGACCGATCCGCTGCACCAGACCCTGCCGCTGTATGCGTCGCTGGGCACGGTCGGCGTCTACGTGTATGCGCGCGACTTCGACGTGCGCGGAAAGAGCGCCACCGTCTGGGCCGAGTCCGAGGTGCGCAACGACAGCGCGCAGGCGCGCACCTTCGCCTACGAGGTCGAGCTGCGCGACAAGGACGGCAAGGCGGTGGCGCGCTTCGCCGCGCCCGCGCAGACGCTGGCCGCCGGCGCCACCGCCGTGGTCAAGGCGGGCGCGCCGGTGCAGGGCCTGGAATTCTGGAGCTGGGGCTACGGCTACCTCTACGACGTGGTCACCACGCTCAGGGTGGACGGACGCGCGGTGGACAGCGTGAGCACGCGCACGGGTTTCCGCAAGACCGCCTTCGGCAACGGCACGATCGCGCTGAACGACCGCGTGATCCAGGTGCACGGCTATGCCCAGCGCACCTCGAACGAATGGCCGGCGCTGGGCATGTCGGTGCCGGCCTGGCTGAGCGACTACGGCAACGGCGTGGCGCTGGAGGGCAACGCCAACCTGTTCCGCTGGATGCACATCGCGCCGTGGAAGCAGGAGGTCGAATCGTTCGACCGCATCGGCCTGATGCAGGCGATGCCGGCCGGCGACTCCGAGGCCGACGTGACGGGACGCCGCTGGGAGCAGCGCATCGAAGCGATGCGCGACGCCATCGTCTACAACCGCAACAGCCCGAGCATCGTGTTCTACGAGAGCGGCAACAAGGGCGTCAGCGCGGCCCACATGCGCGAGATGAAGGCGCTGCGCGACCGCTACGACCCGTACGGCGGGCGCGCCGCCGGCAGCCGCGAGATGCTGAGCAGCGAACTGCAGCAGGTGTCCGAATACGGCGGCGAGATGCTATACGTGAACAAGAGCGCGCGCATGCCGGTGTGGGCGATGGAATATGCGCGCGACGAGGCGGCCCGCAAGTTCTGGGACGACCTGACGCCGCCGTTCCACAAGGACGGCGACGGCCCGCTGTACAAGAACCAGAGCGCGGCCGTCTACAACCGCAACGCGGACAGCTTCGCGCTGGAAGACGTGGCGCGCTGGTACGACTACTGGCGCGAGCGGCCCGGCACCGGCACGCGCGTGTCCAGCGGCGGCGTCAACATCATCTTCTCGGACAGTAACACCCACCACCGCGGCGCCGAGAATTTCCGGCGCAGCGGCGAGGTCGACGCCATGCGCATCCCGAAGGACGGCTATTTCGCGCACCAGGTGATGTGGGACGGCTGGGTCGACGTCGAGAAGCCGCGCGCCCACATCGTCGGCCACTGGAACTACGCGCCGGGCACGGCCAAGCCGGTGCACGTGATCTCCAGCGCCGACAGCGTGCGCCTGACCCTGAACGGCAGGGAAGTGGGAAAGGCGCGCCAGAGCCAGCGCTTCCTGTTCACCTTCGACGCCGTGCCGTGGCGCGAAGGCGAACTCAAGGCGGTCGGCTACGATCGCGCCGGCCGCCCCGTCTGCGAGGCGGTGCTGGCCACGGCCGGCAAGCCGGCGGCGTTGCGCCTGACCCGCATTGCCGCCCCGCACGCGCTGCGCGCCGACGGCGCCGACGTCGCCCTGCTGCAGGTGGAAGTGGTGGACGCGCGCGGGCGCCGCAACCCGGTGGCGCTGGACAGCGTCGCCTTCGACCTGCAGGGGCCGGCCGAGTGGCGCGGCGGCATCGCCCAGGGACCGCACAACCACATCCTCGACCGCACGCTGCCGGTGGAAGGCGGCGTCAACCGGGTGCTGGTGCGCAGCACCACGCAGGCCGGCCGCATCGTGGTGCGCGCCCGCGCGCATGGCCTGGCGCCGGCCGAACTGGCCTTCGAGTCGGCGCCGGTGGCGGTGAGCGGCGGCCTGGCCCGGCCGGCGCCGCCGCCGCCGCTGCGCCTCGATCGCGGCCCGACCCCGGCCACGCCGTCGTTCGCCGTGTCGCGCGTGGCGGTGCCGGTGGCCGGTGTCGAAGCGGCCAGCAACGCCGGCGAGGCGGGCCGCTCGTTCGACGACGACGAGACCACGCGCTGGACCAGCACGCCGGGGCAGGGCGCCGCCATCACGTATCGGCTGGCGCGCCCGGCCCGGCTGAGCGAGGTGGTACTCAAGCTGACCGGCTGGCGCGAGCGCAGCTATCCGCTGGTGGTGTCGGTCGACGGCGAGGAAGTGTATCGCGGCGCAA
The genomic region above belongs to Massilia forsythiae and contains:
- a CDS encoding NAD-dependent epimerase/dehydratase family protein codes for the protein MTKPFKRILMTGAAGGLGQRLRPHLGQFADIVRLADIADLGPAGPGEETVRCDLAERDQVLAMCEGVDAILHFGGVSTEVEFAPIMQANILGMANLYEAVHKLGIRRVVFASSNHTMGMYKTTDTVDATMPPRADGYYGLSKVFGESLSRYYWDRFGIETVCIRIGYCFPEATNHRQLATWLSLDDLVQLLRRSLLTPRVGHTVTFGISDNDGKWWDARHSRFLGYAPKDSSAQFADQVYAGQVDWRDPDDITLVYQGGVFLNNGPKYKP
- a CDS encoding SMP-30/gluconolactonase/LRE family protein, with the translated sequence MRAEHAAVADGWRGIERVDAPACAVGESPAWSALENAWYWVDIPARRVWRLDAASGAVASFAAPEMVACVTPAAGGGLVAGMESGIFALRLTPDGALDATLLAAPPTLGPGRRFNDGRCDRQGRFWSGTMCMDMGAARADGLLYRYDAVRGLSAPLAEGLVTQNGLAWSPDGCTMYLSDSHPSRQLIWAFDYDTVEGVPHNRRLFVDMNAYPGRPDGATVDADGCYWIAANDAGRLLRFTPDGHLDRELALPMAKPSMCCFGGAGLDTLLVTSIDPSAAGGGAPQGGWAGATLLLRPGVTGIPETPFGG
- a CDS encoding MFS transporter; this encodes MTRNAIGNYRWTICGLLFFATTINYLDRQVLSLLAPSLTKEFGWSNTDYANIAAAFQFIYAVALLFAGRIVDRLGTKLSYHLAILVWSLGAVAHAYSIAVGEAVNSLFTSIGLAAVPVSVAGFIVARAILAIGEAGNFPAAIKATAEYFPKAERSFATGIFNSGANIGAILAPLSVPIIASIWGWQAAFIWIGAIGFLWMVFWAIFFDEPAQQRRLSKTELAYIQADVVQQTQESPLVDTPQRKPGWGELLGMRQTWAFAAGKFLTDGVWWFFLFWLPKYLSTTYGISTTDMVLPLTVLYSMTMVGSIAGGWWPSVFIRRGDAVFEARMKAMLRIAFFPLVVLLAQPLGAISYWLPVLLIGVGASAHQAWSCNILTTTSDLFPKHSVASVVGIGGLAGGIGGVLVTKLGGLLFDYYGALGQIQTGYMIMFTFCATAYLVAWCVMKLLVPNRTLPTLPATELANAR
- the kdgD gene encoding 5-dehydro-4-deoxyglucarate dehydratase; translated protein: MNPQELKQVLSSGLLSFPITDFDAEGNFRPSTYAERLEWLAPYGATALFAAGGTGEFFSLTREEYSDVIKTAVDTCAGKVPILAGTGGPTRTAIQYAQEAERLGAKGLLLLPHYLTEAGQEGLMAHVEAVCKSVSIGVVVYNRAQCRLNADSLQKLADRCPNLIGFKDGLGDIELMMQIWRRMGDRFSYLGGLPTAEVYAAAYKALGTPVYSSAVFNFMPKLAMDFYQAVAGDDHDAQNRMLDEFFLPYLEIRNRKPGYAVSIVKAGARLVGHDGGPVRPPLTDLTEQECDMLHKLILTQGPQ
- a CDS encoding FadR/GntR family transcriptional regulator, which translates into the protein MNTSISPAHAGRKKHRTLAQGVIEDINERIRQSLLKPGDKLPTESAIMEQHGVSRTVVREAISHLQAAGLVQTRHGIGTFVLERQPSSLGIDADSIVTVRDVLAILELRISMETEAAWLAASRRSDAQAIALGEALADMGRAMEQGRASVEADVRFHRLVAEATGNRYFVEMLGQLGNALIPRARLNTPGLQLERPADYLDRVNREHEDICSAILRRDPEAARAAMRTHLSNSRERLRLAQQRLEANLGQA
- a CDS encoding HAD family hydrolase codes for the protein MTKVALKAVLFDIDGTLIDSNDAHTRAWVQTLQSHGYSVGYEQIRRLIGKGSDKVFAEVLGIESDSALAKQITKDRTQLLLSSFIPNLDPAPGARPLVQRMRSEGLRLVIASSSGEELPALLAQAGLRDLLDTAVSSDEVKESKPDGDIIEVALKKAGVQPDEAVMVGDTPYDIAAAKAAGVKCIALRCGGYWDDVALSEAAAIFDDPAALLRHWADSPLAG